A stretch of DNA from Erwinia aphidicola:
TTTGTCGCAGTGTACGCGGCGAGCAGCCAAATTCCCGCTTGAACAGGGTAGAAAAGTGATTGCTGTCACCAAATCCGCACTGAAAAGCGATATCCGTCACGCGCATTTCGCTGTGGCGCAGCAGATGACGCGCCTCCAGCAGGCGCAGGCGGTTGAGATAGCGCTGCGGCGTGCTGCCGGTTTGCTGTTTCAGCTGGCGGTGCAGAGTGCGCAGCGATAAGGAGAAGCGGTCGGCTAAACCTTCCCAGTCAACATCTTCACTATAGTGGTCGGCCAGCCAGTCGAGCAGGGCGCGCAGACGGCTGTCCTGATCGTCACTCTGCGCCGCGCTGCACCCCTGGCGCAGCAGCACCAGCAGCTGCATAAAGTGCATCTCCTGCTCCGCCTGGCTTGCCAGAGAATCGTTGGCGGGGCGCTGCTCCAGCTGGCCGATAAGCTGCCGCGCCTGCGCCAGCACTTTATTACCGATGCGCCAGTGCGACGGATAGTGGCCATCCTGCTCCTGCGGCAGCAGATGCTGTAAGCCGGAGAGAAAACGGAATGACTCCGGCCCGCGGTACAGCACGTTGGTCAGGCAGAGATTATCGGTCTGCTCATACATATGGCGGTCGTGATCGCGTACGAAGCAGACACAGCCACTGCACAGCGGCTGCGACTGGCCGTTAAATACGTGGATACCGGAACCCTGTTCAACAATCACGATCTCATGAAAATCGTCATGATAATGCTCGGGGAAGGCGCCCTGCGGCGCACGCGGTTCGATTGCTACCGGGAAATGCCCGCTCGAGAAGAAATCAACGCTGTGTAACACGGTCATGATAACCCCACTCTTCATTTACATATTGGTAACAGAGTCTACCCAGCGCCGCGCTGTGCCACCTTGAATTTTCGACAGCGGAATATCACTACCCCGGTGATTTTTTTAAGAAATGTGCGACTAACGGTGAGATTTGCGGGCAGGGTCACATCGCGTGAATAAACCCGCAAGCTGCCGAACTGTGAGCTGCTTCACGTTCATCTTTGCCTTGCTGCCAGCGCGCTAATTTCGCTGGCAGTGGCGAGAAGGTAGCGGAATCAGGCTCTTTTACACTGGTGACATTGAATCATCAGGAAGCTATTTCATGAGCCAACGTCATTATGTCGCCGTCGATCTCGGTGCCTCCAGCGGCCGCGTGATGCTGGCCAGCCATCATCCGCACACCGGGGCGATAACGCTGGAAGAAGTCAGCCGCTGCGTGAATCAACTGGTGACGATTAACCATCGTCAGTGCTGGGATCTCGACGCGCTGGAAGCCTTTATTATTGCCGCCTTAGAGAAGATCGATCGGCGCGGCATCGTGCCGCAGAGCATCGGTATCGACACCTGGGGCGTGGACTACGTGCTGCTGAATGCGCAGGGCGAGCGCGTCGGGTTGCCGGTGGCCTATCGTGACCATCGCACCGACGGCGTGATGGCTGCCGCCTGCCGTGAGCTGGGGCGCGAGGGGATTTATCAGCGTACCGGCATCCAGTTTTTACCCTTTAACACCCTCTACCAGCTGCGCGCTCTGTGCCGCGACAATCAGCCCGAACTGGACCAGGTGGCCCATGCGCTGCTGATCCCGGACTATCTGCACTATCGGCTGACCGGGGGGCTGAACTGGGAGTACACCAACGCCACCACCACCCAGCTGCTCAATATTGCCAGCGGTGAGTGGGATAGCGAACTGCTGCGCTGGAGCGGTGCCGATCCCGCCTGGTTTGGCGCACCGTCGCAGCCGGGTAAGCGCGTAGGGAGTTGGACGGCGCCATCGGGTCAGTCGATTGCGGTGGTGGCCGTCGCCACCCACGATACCGCCAGCGCGGTGCTGGCCACGCCACTTCACGGCGATAACGCCGCCTACCTCAGTTCCGGCACCTGGTCGCTGATGGGCTTTGAGAGCCGCCAGCCGTTTACCAGCAGTGCGGCGCAGCAGGCCAACATCACCAATGAAGGTGGGGCCGAAGGGCGTTTTCGCGTGCTGAAAAACATCATGGGCTTATGGCTGCTGCAGCGCGTGTGCGATGAGCTGGCGATTCAGGATCTCTGTCAGCTGATTGCCGACGCACAGCAGCAGAAGGCGGCGGCGTGGCTGATCAATCCCAACGATGAGCGCTTTATTAATCCCGCCAGCATGGTGCGCGAAATTCAGGACGCCTGCGCTGAACAGAATGCCCCGGTGCCCGGCAGCCCGGCCGAGCTGGCGCGCTGCATCTTTGACAGCCTGGCGCTCTACTACCGCCAGGTGCTGCAGGAGCTGGAGCAGCTGCGCGGTAAGCCCTTCAGCCAGCTGCATATTGTGGGCGGCGGCTGCCAGAACCAGTTTTTAAACCAGCTGTGCGCCGATGCCTGCGGTATTCCGGTGTATGCCGGACCGGTGGAAGCCTCCACGCTCGGCAATATCGGCTGCCAGCTGATCGCCGCTGGCGCGGTAAAAGATGTGACCCACTTCCGCCAGCAGATCGCCCAGCACTTCCCACTTATCCGTTTTGACTCTCACGGCAGTGACGCGTTTCGCCGCAGTCTGGCGCGCTTTCAGTTACTGACCCAAACAGCGAAGGAGCTTTGTATATGACTCAGGCTATCGAACAGGCCTATGCCCTGGCAAAACAGCGTTTTGCCGATATCGGCGTCGATGTGGAAGCCGCACTGAAGCAGCTTGATCGGCTGCCGGTTTCCATGCACTGCTGGCAGGGGGATGACGTGCGCGGCTTCGAAAACCCGCAGGGCGCGTTGACCGGCGGTATCCAGGCAACCGGTAACTATCCGGGGCGGGCGCGCAATGTCGAAGAGCTGCGTTCGGACCTCGACCGGGCGATGGCGCTGATCCCTGGCCCGAAACGCCTCAACCTGCATGCTATTTATCTGGAAAGCGAGCAGCCGGTGGCACGCAATGAAATTAAGCCGCAGCACTTTGCCGGCTGGGTCGACTGGGCGAAGCAGCGCGGTTTAGGGCTGGATTTTAACCCGAGCTGCTTCTCGCACGAGCTGAGCGCCGAGGGGTTTACCCTGGCACACGGTAACGCAGAGATCCGCCAGTTCTGGATCGAACACTGCCAGGCCAGCCGCAAAGTCTCGGCCTATTTCGGTGCGCAGCTGGGCACGCCGTCGGTGATGAACATCTGGGTGCCGGACGGCATGAAAGATCTCACCGTGGACCGCCTGGCACCGCGCCAGCGCCTGATGAATTCGCTGGATGCCATCATCAGCGAGAAGCTCGACCCGGCGCACCATATTGACGCCGTGGAAAGCAAGCTGTTCGGCATCGGGGCGGAGAGCTACACCGTCGGTTCCAACGAATTCTGCCTCGGCTATGCCGCCAGCCGTCAGACCGCGCTGACGCTCGACGCCGGGCACTTCCATCCGACCGAAGTGATCTCTGACAAAATTTCTACCGCCATGCTGTACGTGCCGCGCCTGCTGCTGCACGTCAGCCGCCCGGTGCGCTGGGACAGCGACCATGTGGTACTGCTGGATGATGAAACTCAGGCAATCGCCAGCGAAATCGTGCGTCAGCAGCTGTTCGATAAGGTGCATATCGGTCTCGACTTCTTTGATGCTTCCATCAACCGTATTGCCGCCTGGGTCATCGGCACGCGTAATGCGAAAAAAGCGCTGCTGCGCGCGCTGCTGGAGCCGGTAGAAACGCTGAAAAAGCTGGAAAACAGCGGGGACTACACGGCACGCCTGGCGCTGCTGGAGGAGCAGAAATCCCTGCCGTGGCAGGCGGTATGGGAAGCGTGGTGCCTGCGTCACGATGTGCCCGCCGGGGCCAGCTGGTTAGGCGATGTGCGCCATTACGAACAACAGATTCTCAGCCAACGTTAAGGGTAATCAGATGCAACAGATTCTCAACTCCTGGTTTGTCCAGGGCATGGTGAAAGCCACCACCGATATGTGGCTGAAGGGCTGGGATGAACGCAACGGCGGCAACGTGTCGCTGCGCCTGCTGGATGAAGAAGTGCAGCCCTTTGCCGCTGATTTCTACCGCGAGCCACGCACCCTGGAACTGAGCCAGCCCGCGCCTCAGCTGGCGAATGACTGGTTCCTCGTCACCGGCTCCGGCAAGTTTTTCCGCAATGTGCAGCTTGACCCGGCCGACTGCCTGGTGCTGCTGCGCGTCAGCGCCGACGGTCGGGCCTTTACCATTCACTGGGGCCTGAGCAACGGTGGCGTGCCGACCTCTGAGCTGGCTTCCCACTTCCAGTCGCACAGCGTGCGCAAAACCGTCACTCACGGCGCCGACCGCGTGATAATGCACTGTCACGCGACTCACTTTATGGCGCTGAGCTACGTCGTCGATCTCGACTCCGCCAGCTTTACCCGTCTGCTGTGGGAAGGCAGTACCGAATGTCTGGTGGTGTTCCCGGACGGCGTCGGCATCGTGCCGTGGATGGTGCCGGGCACCGACGGTATCGGCACGGCTACCGCCAACAAGATGGAGTCACATACGCTGGTGATGTGGCCTTTCCACGGCATTTTCGGCGCGGGGCCAA
This window harbors:
- the rhaS gene encoding HTH-type transcriptional activator RhaS, which codes for MTVLHSVDFFSSGHFPVAIEPRAPQGAFPEHYHDDFHEIVIVEQGSGIHVFNGQSQPLCSGCVCFVRDHDRHMYEQTDNLCLTNVLYRGPESFRFLSGLQHLLPQEQDGHYPSHWRIGNKVLAQARQLIGQLEQRPANDSLASQAEQEMHFMQLLVLLRQGCSAAQSDDQDSRLRALLDWLADHYSEDVDWEGLADRFSLSLRTLHRQLKQQTGSTPQRYLNRLRLLEARHLLRHSEMRVTDIAFQCGFGDSNHFSTLFKREFGCSPRTLRQNN
- the rhaB gene encoding rhamnulokinase, whose amino-acid sequence is MSQRHYVAVDLGASSGRVMLASHHPHTGAITLEEVSRCVNQLVTINHRQCWDLDALEAFIIAALEKIDRRGIVPQSIGIDTWGVDYVLLNAQGERVGLPVAYRDHRTDGVMAAACRELGREGIYQRTGIQFLPFNTLYQLRALCRDNQPELDQVAHALLIPDYLHYRLTGGLNWEYTNATTTQLLNIASGEWDSELLRWSGADPAWFGAPSQPGKRVGSWTAPSGQSIAVVAVATHDTASAVLATPLHGDNAAYLSSGTWSLMGFESRQPFTSSAAQQANITNEGGAEGRFRVLKNIMGLWLLQRVCDELAIQDLCQLIADAQQQKAAAWLINPNDERFINPASMVREIQDACAEQNAPVPGSPAELARCIFDSLALYYRQVLQELEQLRGKPFSQLHIVGGGCQNQFLNQLCADACGIPVYAGPVEASTLGNIGCQLIAAGAVKDVTHFRQQIAQHFPLIRFDSHGSDAFRRSLARFQLLTQTAKELCI
- a CDS encoding L-rhamnose isomerase, producing MTQAIEQAYALAKQRFADIGVDVEAALKQLDRLPVSMHCWQGDDVRGFENPQGALTGGIQATGNYPGRARNVEELRSDLDRAMALIPGPKRLNLHAIYLESEQPVARNEIKPQHFAGWVDWAKQRGLGLDFNPSCFSHELSAEGFTLAHGNAEIRQFWIEHCQASRKVSAYFGAQLGTPSVMNIWVPDGMKDLTVDRLAPRQRLMNSLDAIISEKLDPAHHIDAVESKLFGIGAESYTVGSNEFCLGYAASRQTALTLDAGHFHPTEVISDKISTAMLYVPRLLLHVSRPVRWDSDHVVLLDDETQAIASEIVRQQLFDKVHIGLDFFDASINRIAAWVIGTRNAKKALLRALLEPVETLKKLENSGDYTARLALLEEQKSLPWQAVWEAWCLRHDVPAGASWLGDVRHYEQQILSQR
- the rhaD gene encoding rhamnulose-1-phosphate aldolase, with product MQQILNSWFVQGMVKATTDMWLKGWDERNGGNVSLRLLDEEVQPFAADFYREPRTLELSQPAPQLANDWFLVTGSGKFFRNVQLDPADCLVLLRVSADGRAFTIHWGLSNGGVPTSELASHFQSHSVRKTVTHGADRVIMHCHATHFMALSYVVDLDSASFTRLLWEGSTECLVVFPDGVGIVPWMVPGTDGIGTATANKMESHTLVMWPFHGIFGAGPTLDETFGLIDTAEKSSEVVVKVLSMGGMKQSITTEELVALGERFGVKPWRAALEAKHNHVA